The nucleotide sequence CTCTGCATGGAGGGACGATCAGGGACACTGTCAACACATGATGCAATCTCTGCATGGAGGAACGGTCAGGGACACTGTCAACACATGATGCAATCTCTGCATGGAGGGACAGTCAGGGACACTGTCAACACATGATGCAAACTCTGCATGGAGGGACAAAGATCTCTCCGATCTAAAGTCCAAACTCTCCATGATGTGCCATGAAGGTCAAATTCACCTGCCGTATTCTGGATTTGACTCAAAACCCCGTCTGTCCTCGTCTGATCAGATAAATATTTATAGTTATGAGGTATAGAAATGAAGCTCATTGTTTGGAGACATCAGAGCAGGTTTTAAAAATCTGCTCAGGTCTCTTAAAGTCGTTGTGAACTTGTCAGTCTGTGTCTTCGTGCTTGATAACATTGTTGGTGTAAACTAAGTTTAATATTTGTCTCAGTGAACCTGAAACCTGCTTTAAACATTGTTTCTGCACGTTCAGTCCAgtctctcatcagctgtgtGTTCACGCTCTCTCCACCAGTGACAGACATGTGACCCTGCACCTCCACCTGCTCACACATGATCCAGctctaagctttatcaaaaaggaaagtttgaagcctactcttaaaagtagagagggtgtctgcctcccggaccctgactggtagatgtcAAAGCCCGGTCTAGGTTTAACACGTACAGGTTGAGCACTCAGCTCGTATTGAACACATGAATCTTCAGCTCCAGTCGTGCTTCATGAACGATTCACTCAGACGGTGTGTATTCACCGTGCCCGGCCTCAGACTACCCCTGTGTTATCTCCAGTCTGTGCAGAGACAGGCCTGCAGGGCCCTCAGCAgcaggacacacagagaggttGTGTTTTATGAATGAACTTCCATCTGTAGAGAAATCTGATAAACTAATGATAAGAGTTAAACTTTGATACCACAGAGACCAGCTCCCTGCTTCAGCTCGGCCTGTTTGGATCCAAAGACAGACTTAAAGACAGGCTGCAGAACTCTCCACGTGAAGCAGGGTGTGCTCAGGCTGCCTGTCAATCATCATGAACagagcagagctcagagaaggagtgaggagaggagatattAAGAGAGCGCTGCAGAGGAGCTCCCGTCATAAAGCAGCCCGTCCTCTCGGAGCGATGGAGACCTACGACAGAACGGAGCTGTGCTTCCCTCAGCTCCTCAACGCTTCCTGCAGGAGGATCGTACGTCCTCACTTTGAGGTCATGCTGACTTACATCCTGCTGTCCACCATCTCTGTGgtcactgcagctctgaacCTGCTGGTCATCATCTCCATCTCACACTTCAAGTAGCTGTTCTTTCATGACTTTATCAGACTGTTAGATAAAGAGTGTGATCATCTTTGTTTACTCTGTGATTAATGTAGACATGTTTCCTACACAGGCAGCTCCACACTCCCaccaacctcctcctcctctctctggccgTGTCAGACTTCTTCGTGGGCCTCCTCATGTTGTTTCAGATCATGCTCATCGACGGCTGCTGGTTACTGGGGGACCTGGTGTGCACCCTGTATCAGTACGTAGCTTACATTGTTATCTCTGCCTCAGTAGGAACCATGGTGATCATATCCATCGATCGTTACATAGCCATCTGTCATCCTCTGCACTATCAGAGTAAAGTCACCCGTAGGAGAGTCCAGGTCTGCGTGCTCCTGTGCTGGAGCTGCTCTGCAGTCTTTCAGAGTCTGGTCCTGAAGGACATCCTGGAGAAGCCGGGTCGGTACCACTCCTGCTTTGGAGAGTGTATATTCTTTATCAACTACATAGCTGGGATAGCAGACCTCATCTTCACCTTCATTGTCCCCATCACTGTTATTGTTGTTCTGTACATGCGAGTGTTCGTGGTGGCCGTGTCTCAGGCTCGGGCCATTCGCTCTCACGTTGGAGCCGTCGCTCTGCAGCAAGCGTCCAGAGGGACGGTGAAGAAGTCTGAGCTGAAAGCAGCCAGGACTCTGGGCATCGTGGTGATCGTGTTCCTGATCTGTCTCTGCCCGTATTACTGTGTCGCTCTGACGGGTCAGGACAACCTGCTCAACGCTTCCTCTGCTGCCTTCGTCATATGTCTGACGTACTTTAACTCCTGTGTGAACCCCGTGATCTACG is from Notolabrus celidotus isolate fNotCel1 chromosome 10, fNotCel1.pri, whole genome shotgun sequence and encodes:
- the LOC117820538 gene encoding trace amine-associated receptor 13c-like, translating into METYDRTELCFPQLLNASCRRIVRPHFEVMLTYILLSTISVVTAALNLLVIISISHFKQLHTPTNLLLLSLAVSDFFVGLLMLFQIMLIDGCWLLGDLVCTLYQYVAYIVISASVGTMVIISIDRYIAICHPLHYQSKVTRRRVQVCVLLCWSCSAVFQSLVLKDILEKPGRYHSCFGECIFFINYIAGIADLIFTFIVPITVIVVLYMRVFVVAVSQARAIRSHVGAVALQQASRGTVKKSELKAARTLGIVVIVFLICLCPYYCVALTGQDNLLNASSAAFVICLTYFNSCVNPVIYALFYPWFRKSIRLIVSLKILQPDSCNAQVL